TGAAATCCTGGCAAAAATAATAAGATCTACAGGttgcagggaaaaaaaacaaatcagtCAAATAGTCTTTACGAAATTAGACCATGCCTCATGGCAACTCAAGCCACATGCTTCAGATGCATGAGCCCGTGGACCTTCAAgcctcaaaccaccacaggacaCCTTTCCCTCTGATTGGCTTCACCCTAGGAAATGTCCCTTTCCCCCACAGGGCTGTTCGCTAGGGCCCAGTCATTATTGATTAGTTTTCTAAACCTAAGCAATTCATATCCTTCAACAGAAGGGCTTCAAGTGGGCTTGGGAGCCCCAGAAGAACAGGTTGTCTTCCCATGCTCACCTACTCTAAGCCAACCCCACTTCTGTGAGCTGCAGCTCTGCTCCATTTTTCCTAATTATCTGAAGTTCTCTTGATGAGAACTTCACAGAATAATACAATTTATAACCCCTTATAAGAAGAGAACTTGTCCTCTACTGAGTCTTAAATCCAGTTCTGCAAGGGCTGGGATCTTAGAAGAAGAGTGTTTCTGAACTCACTCCTCAGGGCAGTAGAGGGAAGAGGCGGTACAGATGGTAGGAACAGGTGATACTGGGCCCAGAGACGCTGGTTTCATTATCAGCAGATAATGCTACCAAAGTCTGTTCTGATGACTTGTCTTTGAAGCAAAGTTTgactccatttttttcctttttttattattattataacttttTCACATTACGTCTGGATTGTAATCTCCTCGTTCTTATCTTCTTGtttccaccctccccacccttccaacctattcccctcccctataccccTGACACGTGAGGTCCTCCACCCTgcctgaccacagcccatcaggtctcatccggacagtctgcaccccccccccccgcattcccacagggcctctctagTGTCCCTGTGTATGCACATCACAAAGCGCATAATAGTATGTCAGCATAGTCACCTGTCTGCAGAGCCAGAGCAGATTCTGCCGTCCAACTTCCCAGGCAAGGCTTTATTTATTATGGTAACAGTGAGAGAACACATAAGGTCAGACGTGTGTATAATGCGTCACAGGGCTAAGGTAGAGACCCAAAAGATATATGGACCCTCCCCTATAGACTATCCTCAATTTGGGAGCTGAAAACATCACCCTGGAAATCTTTCCCCAAAGTTCCAGCATCCCATTTCTCTACACATGACATCATGTCCACCCAGTTAGGCACCTAGAATGGCACCTTAAGACCTTCCTCGCCATCACTTAATCTTATTTAACCTGTCATAACAGCCTCAGTTCTTATTAAATTAATCCTCTGTGACATGTATGCCAGCTAAGCCACTGTCATGTCTGGCTCAGACTTCAGTTAGAACTTCCGAAAAGGGCCTCTGACAGGTTCACTACACTGAAGGCAGATTAAACTTTTCAAAACACACATCTCCAAgtgtttcctgtcttttttcaTAAGTCTGGTTTGCACCCAACACTAAGATCTCCGCTCATATgttcttttaatttctgtttggttggttggtcgattgtttttgaggcaaagtttctttgtgtgtagtccgggctatcctggaactcactctgtagagcaggttggcctagaactcagagatccacctgcctgagtgctgggactaaaggggtgtgCTAGCACCGAGGGCCACATGTTGTTTCTTCAGGGAAGCTCCCCTAATCCTTCAATCCGGGTCAGAATCCCTTGTTATCAGTTCTTATCTGATtttgatctttctctctctgatccTGTTCTCAGAGGTACAAGAACACCTCTAATCCCACACCCTGCTACTAATTATAAGCTCCATAAAACGACAAGGAGGTGAACAAATCTCAAGCTGTATGATTTATGGTAGCCTTGTTGGGATCATGTGGGAACGTGTTAGATAGAGCTGTTAGCCGAGGTGTGGATTCTGGGCTTCCACTGCTAGGAATAGCTCTCCCTCCGGTGTTTCTAATCTGGCATCAAACCACAGCCCGATGGTCTGATTTGGCACAATAGGATAAAGGGTGGGAAAGCACCTGGCAAAGATGCTGGATGAAAGATGAAATACTTTCTGAAAGTGTCTTAAAGAAGTAGACGGAGCCGTGGACCAGATCGCTTGTagatttcttgtgtgttttttttttttttttttttttttttaatgagcaaaaatgtatttattcatttcttgcaTTTGAAGTACTCCTCGATGACATCCTTGGCCTGAGATTCTTTGCCATAGTCCTTAACCACTACACAACTGCAACTAACCACTTTTCGTGGCTTTCCCTCTCGATCGATTTTACAGAGGCCTCCCCATTCCCCCAGTTTCTTGTTGTCATCAACCTTAATCAGGTTGACCTGGTGCTCAGCGCACAGCGCCTCCACCAGCTTGACGTACATGGGCTCATCGCAGTTGGATGCCAGCACACAAACGTGGGCCTGGCGCTTGTCTAAGGCTTTGGCAGCTTCGCGTAGGCCACGTGCTAGGCCATCGTGGATGAGGGCGGTCTTCAGCACCTCTTGAAGGGCAGCGCTGACGTCCATTACacctccagcagcaatgccttcCTCTGCCATGGCGGTGGATTACGGGTGAGGCCGAATCTTGAACACACCCGAGCCTCTGCCTCCGCGCAACTCGGCGGCGGCAGGGGAAAAGCTTCTTGTGTATTCTTAAGCACAAAGCCACGGCTTCGCTGCCTGTGACGTAATGGTGCACTCTCTTTTTGTATATTCACAGTGCCTCAACCATGGCAAGAACTATctacaaaccaaaataaacctgaacaaaataaaaagtagggaCATTTCGAGCAGAGGGCCAAGCAAATGGAAAGAACTCAGCGAATGACTGTTATCAACACATGATGCACTATCCGACAGAGATGCTTACATATTAGAAGTTTTTCTTAAAAGGGGGGCAGTGAGATCATCTAGGAAGAGGTTAGGTGGTGGAGCAACCCGGGACAATAGTTCGAGGCaggctttgttttaaaatgccacACTAGGGGgagcctagagagatggttcagcagttaagagccctggctgctcttccagaggacctgggttcaagtcccaacacccacatgacagctcacaactgcctgaaactccagttccagggaatttgacaccctcatacctatgcacataaaaacaaaattaaataagttacCATTTTTGTTTAGTGCCGTGCTAGGAAGGCCGATAAACTATGGAGGACAAGGCAGGCAAGCGTAACCAGTTATTCACATACAACGCTCGCTGATGACTAGAAGCTGAGAAGGAACACAGTCTCACAGCATAAATGAACAGCTAGGCCTCAAGGAGACCCGGCGAGGTCCCACAAGGAGGAGGTGGGCTATAAAGAGCCGGCTCAGACGAAAACAAACACACGCCATCAGTATCAGTGACAGTGAGCGCCCTGGGTGGTGAACAGGAGGTGAACAGCGGCTACAGGAACTTATCAGTGTGTTGcgagtcaggggtgggggtggggggaagtggggagaatgggagggtcagggagtgggggaggggggtggggagggaggggagatggggacggggggggggggtgggggggaggcggggCGGAGGAAGCGGGGGCGTGTGCcctggtagagcccttgcctagcacacacaaggccatGAATTTAAGCTCCAGTCCTGCAGAAAAAGAAgttgctggggttggggggggtggggggggggtggggtgaggggggtaAGGGGGCGCGGGGAGAGCCTGGCACTGGCCTAGAGGTCTGTCAAAGTAACAGAAGCTGGAGTCGAAGTTGCAGAcgggattttcttgtttcttttgtttcctttctccattACAGTCTGAGGAACTGATCAGAAGAGAGGGCGCTGTCTACTGCACTAGACTAAGAGGGCATGGTTAAGAGGGACGGAAGTTCTAACTCGCTCTTGTTCTGTCAGTGCTGTGGCCCGCAGCAGCCCAATTCCTGAGCCCTCCCCCACACATCCTTGCAAACACCAGCAAGCTTCTGGGCTAGGTCTccctgctggctgctggccttgCTGCTGCAGCCTGACTCCAGCACTGCTTTGCTCTGACCTTTGCTTTGCCTCTTGTTTTCTTGAGCGTGCATTTATTTGGCCTTAAGAACGCACGACTGATTCAGCGTCCCTGGCCACACTGCCACCCTCACCCTCAGCTGTTGCAACATTTCGGCCACTCTTTGGAACTGCTCTGGTAAGCGTCTTCCCCAACTGCCCAGAAGTGAGTCATAGAGCAGATCACACCGAGATGTTGCAATCCAGGGCACTGGGGAAAGTAAGGGTCACTTCTAGAGTGGATTAACAGAGGTTAAGATGAGATTGGTGCAATGTAAGGGGAGGTATGGCCGGCACATTTCTTTTAGGTGTGTTCAGAGGGGCTTATCACAGTAATGCATCACATTAtaataaagcttttattttcaaataattacaaattaaagAAGCCAGTGGGCTTATTTCCCTTCTGAGCCCAAGAAAACCACATCCTTGCGTACTGATATCCCTGATAAAATAGGTCCATCTTTAACCTTGTGTCACTACTAGTAGGGAAAATACAAAGACAGTCCATTGACAGTCACATCCCTATTTGTGAAGCGGGGACTGTGGGAGAGTTCTGCCTCAGACACATCTGTCTCTAAAAGGCAAAGACAGGGAAAGAATAATGAATGTAAGGACAGCTGCAAGGAAGAGGGGACCAGACTGAACAAGATTATACAAACCATAGCAGACTACACAGACTCTTAAACATCTCCAAATGCAAAATTCCCCATGCATGACATGTGCTCGCTCTTTACCACGACAGCCTAAATATCTTGAGTGGTAGCTCTCATTGTCATATTGTCATTCTCAACCATCTTTTGCAGAAACAGTCTTCCATCCGCACCAATTATGCTAGGGATCGCTTATCCATGTCTTGGGAACtaagtgataaaataaatgtCTGGATTAAAAACTACAACTGTGTTCTTAGGTTcctaatgagattttttttggtACAGTGGCCACTGAGGCCCACTCATCTCAGCTGCGATAAGCTCTGGGCTGTCACCTTCCAAGGGTGTAGGCATGCTGGCTCTACTTAAGCTTCTGAACTTTTATTACTGACAAGTGGTCCCTAGCATATTTAAGCAATCGGATCGAGGCTAaacatcccagaacttggaaaacCCTTAATCACAAAtgcacatctctctcttttttaaaaaataatttatttatttttatttcatgtacatttgtGGTTtgctgcatgtatatctgtgtgagggagtcagatcttgaaattacagacagtcgtgaactgccatgtgggtgctgggaattagacctggatcctctgaaagagaagtcagtgctcttaaccgctgagccatctctccagccccaaatgcaCATCTCTTAAAGCAATACATTCCTCCAAGAAAATATATGCTGAAGATTAGAAGAGGGTTTTTTAAATTGAGTATGTAATATTTTCTCTCACATCTTTGCCTTGCCTTATGAATTCACCAAGAGCTTTGCTTTCTACACATAGGGTCTCCGTTGCACTTACAGTTTTCAGCTGGCCTGTACACTAAAACAAAGGTGTCTTTGAATATGAAAAAGTAACAGCCACCAAGAGCTGTGGACAAAAATAGTTTGCTGATGTTTCCTAGGTAACTTTGAGTCAcgtgctctgtgtgcatgtcgCTTTTATCCTCCTGTTCGTTTCGCTTGTTTTTTTATCAAGGGTCTTGTTGACACAGCTTGATGTGTCCTGAGCTGTGATGAAGTTGATGGGAGAGAAGATTCgtggctgattttttttcataacaacTGTGATGTGCTTGCACACCCACTaggcaaataataaatatttattgaattcatTTAAATTGAGCCCAGAACAAAGACATGGGACTGATGATCAAGATAGGTGTTGCTATGGTAGCACAtactggaggagggagggaaagaagtaaAAGATAactcaaaatgagaaaaacagaagcaaaatgaaAGGAGAGGGGTTTTATGTGTCGACATGCGCAAAGACTATTCACCAGAGCAGTAGATACAGGAAGCATCAGGGGTACTGCACAGTCAAGCTCCGACAGTGAGACATTAAGGCAAACTTACTCAGATCGaatgctttcatttaaaaacaagctgAATTTTCACACCTCCTAGGCACGCGGTGATGGCTGTGAAGAGACTTGGTAGGCAGAAGGGATGTGGAATGTTCCCCCCATAGGCCCTGGAATTCCCCTCCTCCCCGTGGCGTTCCACTTCCTGGTCTTTCCGCTTTCCTTACACATGTCACTGCCCATAGCGAGGCTCATGGAACCACCACCCGTAGCAAGTGGGCACAGTATCACACACCACACTGGGAAGAACAGCCATATCAGACACCCCCACACCCTGTGGGTGCGCTCCACCCCCCAGGATGTTCAGCATCAGAGGTATGCTTGGCTACCTACCGCCCTGTATAAGCCATGTTTACTTGTGGTGTCCTTCAACTGGTTTTTTCCTCACAATATCTTAGTCATTTCTTGGCTTCCCGAGTATATAAAATGTATCGCCAGCCTGACAATTTTTGGAAACTAGAGAAGTCTGTGGGGAAATGACTGGAATCTCATTGAATTAAATTACAAAGATTGAACTCTATAAACGATTGCATTTTCTCATCAATTATGATCTATCTTTACATATAATTAAATTTCCCTCAGTAACATTTATCTATAATGAGCTTGcctattttctgttctgttcattATTAGgtatttcctctttcctctgcacTATTTTAAGTACTGTCTCTTTGATTTTGCTTTTCAACTGTTGCTTATGCTGTGATATGCATTTCTTAGATCggaaccctcctgcctctaccttccaaataCATCCAGGGGCCAATTACTTTGTACGTTTCCATGCTTTTGCACGGCCCACACCACCATCTCTTGGTAGACTTTTGTCCTAATTTCTTAATTGGTGCCTTTACTCCTGTAgcagttttctgttgctgctatTGCAAATTATTGGCAACTCAGCAGCTGAAAATGGCCTCCTTTCTGCAGCGATTCCCACTGGCACAGTTGCTGCTCCGGGTCTCAGAGTCGATGCTGACAGGGCTGTGGACTTTCCGGGATGCTGTGGGCGGATCCGTTACCAAGCTAACACAAGCCTTTGGCTCAACTCAGGTTAATGTGGATTTAAGGCTGAGGCCCTGACTCCCTCTTGACGATTTTCTGGGGGGCTGTTCTCAGCACCCCTATTCCTTGACTCCTTGCATCCTTCTGCATTCTAGTCTAAGCCTCGGGATGCCTCACGTCTTTTCAGTTGTCCTCTTTAGCCCCATCATCCCCTGCTTCCCTCtgttctttccatctctctccagaCACAAGTGATTCGATTTGTCCTGCTCACGTGACGTCTGTTAGTCTGGAATATCTTTAGCCATCCTTTTACCCTGCAGTGATGTCAGTCCTTAGTGTTAAAGTCTGCTTCTTGGTTGTGGAAGAAATATGGGTCATGTTTCATATTTCTGTTAGTTTGTGTGTCTTTTATTAGGGACCCGAGACAATTGCTGTTGAGAGACATCGATTGcggttgaaagttttgctggctgtagtagtctggactggcgttgtggtctcttagggtctgcaggACGTCTGCCCAGACCCTTTTGTCTTTTagtgtctccactgagaagtcaggagttGTTCTAATAACTCTGCCTTTATgtattacttggtctttttccctttcagcttttaatactcttctttgttctgtacatttagtgttttgcttattatATGCCAAAGGggcctttcttttttggttcagtctatttggtgttccggATGCTTCTTGAACTTTGACGGTCATCTCCTTCTTTGGGCTAcgaaatttttcttttgattcagTTGAAGATATGTTCTATTCCTTTGACCTGGGTTTCCTTTCCTTACTCTATTGCtactattcttagatttggtcttttcacagtgtcttGGATTTACTGGATGTT
This window of the Acomys russatus chromosome 17, mAcoRus1.1, whole genome shotgun sequence genome carries:
- the LOC127201083 gene encoding 40S ribosomal protein S12-like — encoded protein: MAEEGIAAGGVMDVSAALQEVLKTALIHDGLARGLREAAKALDKRQAHVCVLASNCDEPMYVKLVEALCAEHQVNLIKVDDNKKLGEWGGLCKIDREGKPRKVVSCSCVVVKDYGKESQAKDVIEEYFKCKK